TACGCCTCGCCTcaattcctcaaaatattctcgaggaagaatccgcggctcggattcgcgccgaggcgaggcgaggcgaagtGTCTgtcaaattgtcaaactacataagaaaagcataggaaagataaaatgagccgaggcgagtcGTAGCGAGAGCCTGCCTGAAGACCGTCAAGCAAATCGACAGCGCCTCACCTGTATGTACAAATCTTCATTCCTCAAGTGTTCAGCGATGAATTCGACAGCCTCTGTGGCTTTGCTAGCTTCCGGGCTGAGCAGAACCGAGTCCGAGCTTTCGGACCCTCTTCTGTCCGCGAGTCCCTCCCCGCCAGCCGCGCTGGAGCCGCTGGTGGTGTGATGGACCTTCCTGTTGATCTTGCAGTTCGGGTGATGAAGATCGGATAGCTCCATCATCTCCATCTTCGATTTGGCCAGCGAGGATGGCAAGTGCTGCGGCAGCTCCGTCGGGCTTCCCGAGTAAGTGGAGGTCGGCAGCGTGACGTTCGGAATCTCCATCATCCACCTGAGCCGGGTCTTCTTGGGTCTCCTCATCAGCAGAATCTTGGGCAGGTACTTAAGGAAGATCTTCCTGATCAGCTGCGGCATCCTGTGCGTCCTGGGCCCGCGGAAGTTCCAATTGATGATGATCACGGTTACCAGGATGCTGACGGTGTTCATGATGAAGGTGAAGAGGAGATACTTGGCGATCAGCGGCAACACCAGGGACGTCGGGGGCAGGATCTTGCTGACCAGCAACAGAAACACGACCAGCGAGAGGAGAATGCTGATGCCGAGCGTCACTTTCTCGCCAGCCTCCGCTGGAAGATAGAAGACCAGCACACAGAGGAAGGAGATTAAGACCGTGGGGAGGATCAAGTTCACCGTGTAGAACAGGGTCTTGCGCCTGATTATTATGTAGAAGGTGATGTCCGTTTCCGTGGGGAAGTCGCCCTGATACGTGTTCAGGAACGCCGGCACGTTGATGATGTCCCACGTGCCGCTCTTCCAGTAGTCGGACAGGTCCACGAAGTTCTTGTTGTTGTACAGGGCCAGGGAGACCTGGTCGCCGTTGAACGTCCACGAGCCGAACTTCATGATGCAGGTCTGCTGGTCGAAGGGGAAATACGTGACGTCGATCGTGCAGGAGCTCTGGTAGATCGCTGGAGGTACCCAGAGGACGTCGCCGTTCGGGTAGATCAGGACGTTGCTCTTGTAGCGGACCTCGTAGTTGCCGTCGGCGCTGAAAAGTACCGTTCCGCGGTTTCAAGCGAGGGATTCTTCGAAACGCCGTGGCGAGTTGACAAGTGTTTGGGAGAGTTTTTTAATTGAAGATTtggtagggtaggtgtaccgtttttggccatgtgcgtaattatcttatttttaaactgcttgcagatcattattacgtgaagaatttcacatcat
Above is a genomic segment from Andrena cerasifolii isolate SP2316 chromosome 12, iyAndCera1_principal, whole genome shotgun sequence containing:
- the Nachrbeta1 gene encoding nicotinic acetylcholine receptor beta1, which produces MRFCSRLARFLLISAVFCVGLCSEDEERLVRDLFRGYNKLIRPVQNMTEKVHVNFGLAFVQLINVNEKNQIMKSNVWLRFIWTDYQLQWDEADYGGIGVLRLPPDKVWKPDIVLFNNADGNYEVRYKSNVLIYPNGDVLWVPPAIYQSSCTIDVTYFPFDQQTCIMKFGSWTFNGDQVSLALYNNKNFVDLSDYWKSGTWDIINVPAFLNTYQGDFPTETDITFYIIIRRKTLFYTVNLILPTVLISFLCVLVFYLPAEAGEKVTLGISILLSLVVFLLLVSKILPPTSLVLPLIAKYLLFTFIMNTVSILVTVIIINWNFRGPRTHRMPQLIRKIFLKYLPKILLMRRPKKTRLRWMMEIPNVTLPTSTYSGSPTELPQHLPSSLAKSKMEMMELSDLHHPNCKINRKVHHTTSGSSAAGGEGLADRRGSESSDSVLLSPEASKATEAVEFIAEHLRNEDLYIQTREDWKYVAMVIDRLQLYIFFIVTTAGTIGILMDAPHIFEYVDQDRIIEIYRGK